GTTCTTTGGTTGGAAATTTTTCTTTCATAATATCAACCAATCGTTCCTTTAACCGCATCTCCTGTTTTGGCGGCAAGTTGCACGGCCTTTTGGGCGTCTTCAAGGGTTATATCCAATGGGCCGGGATAACGGAACTCCACCGCATACGGATTAAGGACTGTTATTTCTTCCAGAGAACCGGCGAGGGAAGGATTTTTGGCTGATATAAGGTCGAGAAGCTTTCCCAGATTATGCGTTTTTGAAAATTCGATTTGAAGATAAACCAACAGCCCTTTCAGGTATTTTTCAGCGGCTTGATGGGCATGGAAGGCTATGGCTTCAGGGAAGGGCGCATTTTCGTTCAAGAGGTGGGTGGCCAAAGCCAAGTCCTTGTCAGCTTTTTCCAGCCACTCCCGAACCATTTCCCTTTTAACTTGTTCAGGCGGCTTCATAGATTACCGTGCCGTACTTGTGCGCGGGATAGGCCAGCCCTCCAACCACTCCTTTGCTCTCTTCAAAGCGGACGGTGGACATGACCATCACATCGACCGGAAATTCAAGGCCGCGTAGCGCGCCCCCTATCCGCACCATCTCTTTGCGGGCGTTTTGGGGATGGTCTTCAAGCACCAGCAGGTCGATGTCGCTGTCTTTTGTCATGGCGCCCGTGGCGGCGGAACCGAACAGGATGATGCGGCGCGGTTTTGTGACGGAAAGTATCCTTTTCGTTATAACGTCAATAATATTCTGGTCAATTCCCATGCAGTTAATACTATCGGCATTGTGGGAGATGGTCAAACAGTGGATTACGCGCGCTTGGGGAGGCGGCGGTTGCGGAAAAATTCCACCGCGGCGGGAATGAACGAAATCACGATGATGCCAACGACGACCAGCCCGAAGTTGTTTTTCACCACCGGGATGTTGCCGAAAAAGTAGCCGCCGTAGAGCAGCGAGCCTATCCACGCCAGGCAGCCCACAACGGAATAGATGAGGAACTTCGGATAATTCATCGCGCCGATGCCGGCGACGAACGGCACGAAAGTGCGGAAGAGCGGCATGAAGCGGGC
The genomic region above belongs to Nitrospinota bacterium and contains:
- a CDS encoding nucleotidyltransferase domain-containing protein, translating into MGIDQNIIDVITKRILSVTKPRRIILFGSAATGAMTKDSDIDLLVLEDHPQNARKEMVRIGGALRGLEFPVDVMVMSTVRFEESKGVVGGLAYPAHKYGTVIYEAA
- a CDS encoding HEPN domain-containing protein, which produces MKPPEQVKREMVREWLEKADKDLALATHLLNENAPFPEAIAFHAHQAAEKYLKGLLVYLQIEFSKTHNLGKLLDLISAKNPSLAGSLEEITVLNPYAVEFRYPGPLDITLEDAQKAVQLAAKTGDAVKGTIG